Proteins from a single region of Neomonachus schauinslandi chromosome 10, ASM220157v2, whole genome shotgun sequence:
- the CD207 gene encoding LOW QUALITY PROTEIN: C-type lectin domain family 4 member K (The sequence of the model RefSeq protein was modified relative to this genomic sequence to represent the inferred CDS: inserted 1 base in 1 codon; substituted 2 bases at 2 genomic stop codons) — MKAAEREVPDVHFTVDKQNISLWPQEPPPRTGPCLVLRKPLTVQATLIILTLGLTSSNLLXATLYPWFMHTISDVKTNAQLLKGLVDNISTLGSEIRRNRGGVEASSIQVGMVNASLDHVRSQIGKLEAGVREQXTLFQMLTRRWEEVNDLNAQIPVLKRDLDKASSLNAKVRGLQSSLENISKLLKWQNDVLQMISQGWKYFKENFYYFSQIPKTWYSAQQFCMSRDSHLTSVASESEQEFLYKXGLFYWISLTKTGSEGDWYWVDKTPFDKVQSARFWIPGEPNNFGNNEHCANIKMSSLQSWNDASCDNKLFFICKRPYIPSEP, encoded by the exons ATGAAGGCTGCTGAGAGGGAGGTCCCAGATGTGCACTTCACTGTGGATAAGCAGAACATCTCCCTCTGGCCCCAAG aGCCTCCTCCCAGGACGGGCCCGTGTCTGGTTCTGAGGAAGCCTCTCACGGTCCAGGCTACACTCATCATCCTGACGCTGGGCCTGACCTCCTCCAACTTGCTGTAGGCCACTCTCT ATCCCTGGTTTATGCACACAATATCAGATGTAAAGACCAATGCCCAGTTGCTGAAAGGCCTTGTGGACAACATCAGCACTCTGGGTTCTGAGATCAGGAGGAATAGAGGTGGTGTGGAGGCAAGCAGCATCCAGGTCGGGATGGTGAATGCCAGCCTGGATCATGTGCGTTCTCAGATCGGGAAGTTGGAAGCCGGTGTGA GGGAACAATGAACACTGTTCCAGATGTTAACAAGAAGATGGGAGGAGGTCAATGATTTAAATGCCCAAATTCCAGTGTTAAAAAGAGATTTGGACAAAGCCAGTTCTTTAAATGCAAAGGTCCGGGGACTCCAGAGCAGTTTGGAGAACATCAGCAAGTTGCTCAAGTGGCAAA ATGACGTTCTGCAGATGATTTCTCAAGGTTGGAAGTACTTCAAGgagaatttttattacttttctcaaATCCCAAAGACCTGGTACAGTGCCCAGCAGTTCTGTATGTCCAGGGATTCACACCTGACCTCGGTGGCCTCAGAGAGTGAACAG GAGTTTCTGTACA GTGGACTTTTCTACTGGATCAGCCTGACCAAAACCGGGAGTGAGGGGGATTGGTACTGGGTAGATAAGACTCCATTTGACAAGGTCCAGAGTGCACG GTTCTGGATTCCAGGTGAACCCAACAATTTTGGGAACAATGAACACTGTGCCAATATAAAGATGTCCTCGCTTCAGTCATGGAATGATGCCTCCTGTGACAATAAGctctttttcatctgtaaacGGCCCTACATCCCGTCGGAACCATGA